One part of the Herpetosiphonaceae bacterium genome encodes these proteins:
- the rpoD gene encoding RNA polymerase sigma factor RpoD, producing the protein MVDAIDADDVDLEEVLQSEPGLEDPIRLYLREIGRISLLTAAEEIQLAQQVERGALAYARLNEDVFVREERSTLQHWAQEGEAARQHLINANLRLVVSIAKKYVGRGLSFLDLIQEGNIGLMRATEKFDYTKGYKFSTYATWWIRQAITRSISDQSRTIRLPVHVGETINRVKKTAHLLQQGLQREPTPEEIAREVGISEDKVRRVLEAARLPVSLEQPVGDDGDSVLGDFIEDDRSSTPIDSAAHQILREQIEGVLARLPERERKIIQLRYGLNDGRYRTLEEVGKEFGITRERIRQIESKVLRKLRHPSYGRTLRSYLE; encoded by the coding sequence ATGGTCGATGCTATCGACGCGGACGACGTTGACCTCGAAGAGGTGCTCCAGAGCGAGCCGGGCCTTGAAGATCCGATCCGGCTCTACCTGCGTGAGATCGGGCGGATTAGCCTGCTGACGGCGGCTGAAGAGATCCAGCTCGCACAGCAGGTCGAGCGTGGCGCGCTGGCCTACGCCCGGCTCAACGAGGACGTCTTTGTGCGCGAAGAGCGCTCGACGCTGCAACACTGGGCGCAGGAAGGAGAGGCTGCGCGCCAGCACCTGATCAACGCGAACCTACGCCTCGTCGTCTCGATCGCCAAAAAGTACGTTGGCCGTGGCCTGTCGTTCCTGGATCTGATCCAGGAGGGCAACATCGGCCTGATGCGCGCGACCGAGAAATTCGATTATACCAAGGGCTACAAGTTTTCGACCTACGCGACGTGGTGGATTCGCCAGGCGATCACGCGCTCGATCTCGGATCAAAGCCGCACGATCCGGCTGCCGGTGCATGTTGGCGAGACGATCAACCGGGTCAAGAAGACCGCGCATCTACTGCAACAGGGCTTGCAGCGCGAGCCGACGCCCGAAGAGATCGCGCGGGAGGTCGGGATCTCCGAAGACAAGGTGCGGCGCGTGCTGGAGGCAGCGCGGCTGCCAGTCTCGCTGGAGCAGCCCGTCGGCGACGACGGCGACTCGGTGCTCGGCGATTTCATCGAGGACGATCGCTCCTCCACGCCGATCGACTCGGCGGCGCACCAGATCCTCCGCGAGCAGATCGAGGGCGTGCTGGCACGGCTGCCGGAGCGCGAGCGCAAGATCATTCAGTTGCGCTACGGCCTCAACGATGGCCGCTACCGCACGCTCGAAGAGGTCGGCAAGGAGTTCGGCATCACCCGCGAGCGCATCCGGCAGATCGAGTCGAAGGTGCTGCGCAAGCTGCGGCATCCCTCGTATGGCCGCACGCTGCGCTCCTACCTTGAGTAG
- a CDS encoding 3-hydroxybutyryl-CoA dehydrogenase: MEHPTIGVVGAGQMGGGIGQVFAQRGYPVLLLDINEEAVQRGIQTIGTSLDRLIKKGAVAAEDKAQILGRIQPVLDLDRFSEAAIVIEAATERKDLKFDLFRRLDEICPPETILASNTSSISITEIAAQTKRPANVIGMHFFNPVPLMSLVEIVRGLLTSEETYQTIEGLASDLGKTPVEVNDFPGFVSNRILMPMINEAVYTLYEGVATAEAIDTVMKLGMNHPMGPLQLADFIGLDTCLAILEVLHSGLGDPKYRPCPLLRRMVTAGLLGKKTGRGFYTYE; this comes from the coding sequence GTGGAACATCCAACGATTGGCGTGGTCGGCGCGGGGCAGATGGGCGGCGGCATTGGGCAGGTCTTTGCCCAGCGTGGCTATCCCGTCCTACTACTTGACATAAACGAAGAAGCCGTACAGCGCGGCATTCAGACGATCGGCACGTCGCTCGACCGGCTGATTAAAAAGGGCGCGGTGGCGGCGGAGGATAAAGCGCAGATCCTGGGGCGGATTCAGCCGGTGCTGGATCTCGATCGCTTCAGCGAGGCCGCGATTGTGATCGAGGCCGCGACGGAGCGCAAAGATCTGAAGTTCGATCTCTTCCGCCGTCTGGACGAGATCTGCCCGCCTGAGACGATTCTAGCCTCCAACACCTCGTCGATCTCGATCACCGAGATCGCGGCGCAGACCAAACGGCCCGCCAATGTTATCGGCATGCACTTTTTCAACCCGGTGCCGCTGATGAGCCTGGTGGAGATCGTGCGCGGGCTGCTGACGAGCGAGGAAACCTACCAGACGATCGAGGGGCTCGCCTCGGACCTGGGCAAGACTCCGGTTGAGGTCAACGACTTCCCCGGATTCGTCTCCAATCGCATCCTGATGCCAATGATCAACGAGGCCGTCTACACACTCTACGAGGGCGTTGCCACTGCCGAGGCGATCGACACCGTGATGAAGCTGGGTATGAACCACCCGATGGGGCCGCTGCAACTGGCGGATTTTATCGGCCTCGACACCTGCCTGGCGATCCTGGAGGTGCTGCACAGTGGTCTGGGCGATCCCAAGTACCGCCCCTGCCCGCTGCTGCGCCGGATGGTGACGGCGGGCTTGCTCGGCAAGAAGACCGGAAGAGGGTTTTATACGTACGAATAG
- a CDS encoding heme peroxidase family protein, with the protein MKRNHHHAHHRHVSRRSFLRRTAAVSIGAFVGGRMVPQAVHATESTVSQHGAQLRGVYLPAKDRLAEGRFGIMFKRLPAFAPPDDLLTALGNTMIEEQPPAVPDEAHLNTSTRLFAGFTFLGQFIDHDITLDNTPLDQQQADPDARINFRTPRYDLDSMYGKGPAAEPTLYDPNDPDKLLLLPNLNGVEDVPRNAADGRALIPEPRNDENLIIIQLHIAFMKFHNKLVDHARSQGVRKEWVFETARRLTRWHYQWLVIHDFLPRFVGEALVGPAGQVYKEQVGKAPVITLNYYKPTNRDDRPFMPVEFAVAAYRFGHSIVRPFYVINQPTLDAGGVPIFGETAGWNLNGGRPIPKELVVEWKNILEVDPTFTPRKPRKIDTRLSLPLFNLPGSVVPPPDPQKLLAVRNNLRGKQVGLPSGQQVARAMRATVLSNQQLGLIDARWNGEAPLWYYILKEAELLHSGEQLGYVGGRIVAEVLVGLLQRDRNSYLFLDPAWKPTPPIAPLSGQFTLVDLLKFAGAA; encoded by the coding sequence ATGAAGCGCAACCATCACCACGCGCACCATCGGCACGTGAGTCGGCGATCGTTCTTAAGGCGCACAGCGGCGGTGTCGATCGGCGCGTTCGTCGGCGGACGCATGGTACCGCAGGCTGTGCATGCCACGGAATCGACAGTCTCGCAGCACGGCGCGCAGCTACGGGGCGTGTATCTTCCGGCGAAAGACCGCCTAGCCGAGGGACGCTTCGGGATCATGTTCAAGCGGCTCCCGGCGTTTGCGCCGCCTGACGACCTGCTGACGGCGCTTGGCAACACGATGATCGAGGAGCAGCCGCCCGCCGTGCCAGACGAGGCACACCTCAATACGAGCACTCGGCTCTTTGCCGGCTTCACCTTTCTTGGGCAGTTCATCGACCACGACATCACCCTCGACAACACGCCGCTCGATCAGCAGCAAGCTGACCCGGACGCGCGGATAAACTTTCGCACGCCCCGCTATGACCTGGACTCGATGTACGGTAAAGGACCGGCGGCGGAGCCAACACTGTACGATCCGAACGATCCCGACAAGCTTTTGCTCCTTCCAAACCTTAACGGTGTGGAGGACGTGCCCCGCAATGCGGCGGACGGTCGCGCGCTCATCCCTGAGCCCCGTAACGATGAAAACCTGATCATCATCCAGCTTCATATCGCCTTCATGAAGTTTCACAACAAGCTGGTCGATCATGCTCGGTCGCAAGGCGTGCGCAAAGAGTGGGTCTTTGAAACAGCTCGCCGCCTTACGCGGTGGCATTACCAGTGGCTCGTGATTCACGATTTCCTGCCGCGCTTCGTCGGAGAAGCATTGGTCGGGCCTGCCGGTCAGGTGTACAAAGAGCAGGTCGGCAAAGCTCCGGTGATTACCCTTAACTACTACAAGCCTACGAATCGTGACGATCGTCCATTCATGCCGGTAGAGTTTGCAGTTGCAGCTTACCGCTTTGGACATAGCATCGTCCGTCCCTTCTACGTCATCAATCAGCCAACGCTCGACGCCGGAGGCGTGCCCATTTTTGGCGAGACGGCTGGCTGGAATCTGAACGGAGGCCGTCCGATCCCGAAAGAATTGGTCGTGGAGTGGAAGAATATTCTTGAGGTTGATCCTACCTTCACGCCGCGCAAGCCGCGCAAGATCGACACCAGGCTATCGCTTCCGCTTTTCAACCTGCCTGGCTCGGTCGTGCCGCCACCCGACCCGCAAAAGCTGCTTGCGGTGCGCAATAACTTGCGCGGCAAGCAGGTTGGGCTGCCGTCAGGACAGCAGGTTGCAAGGGCAATGCGCGCAACAGTGTTGAGCAATCAGCAGCTCGGACTGATCGATGCACGATGGAACGGCGAGGCACCACTGTGGTACTACATCCTGAAGGAGGCGGAGCTCTTGCATAGCGGCGAGCAGCTAGGCTATGTCGGCGGGCGCATCGTCGCCGAGGTGCTGGTTGGCCTGTTGCAGCGCGACCGGAATTCCTATCTCTTTCTCGATCCGGCCTGGAAGCCGACACCGCCGATTGCGCCGCTGAGCGGACAGTTTACACTTGTCGATCTGCTTAAATTCGCTGGAGCGGCGTAG
- a CDS encoding alpha/beta hydrolase gives MSVLKRNNVQVSGRGQKPMLFAHGFGCDQHMWRFVAPAFEDEYKLILFDHVGAGQSDQSSYNPKKYSTLNGYADDVLEICRALDVTGAVFVGHSVSAMIGILAAIKEPDRFEKLVLVGPSPCYINDDDYIGGFDRADIEELLEQLDDNYLGWSSTVAPAIMGNAERPELGQELTNSFCRTNPEIAKHFARVTFLSDNRADLPKLKTPALILQCSRDMIAPESVGHYLHRTLAHSQLVVMKATGHCPNLSAPDETIAAMKTFV, from the coding sequence GTGTCTGTTCTTAAGCGAAACAACGTCCAGGTTTCTGGTAGGGGTCAGAAACCAATGCTGTTTGCCCACGGTTTTGGCTGCGATCAGCATATGTGGCGCTTCGTTGCGCCAGCCTTTGAGGACGAGTATAAACTGATCTTGTTCGATCATGTTGGGGCCGGTCAATCAGATCAGTCCTCGTATAATCCCAAAAAATACAGCACCCTCAATGGCTACGCCGATGATGTGCTCGAGATCTGCCGCGCGCTGGATGTCACGGGCGCCGTCTTCGTAGGACATTCGGTTTCGGCTATGATCGGCATACTCGCGGCGATCAAAGAGCCAGATCGCTTTGAGAAGCTGGTTCTCGTCGGTCCTTCTCCCTGCTATATCAACGATGATGATTACATAGGCGGGTTCGATCGAGCAGACATCGAGGAATTGCTGGAGCAACTGGACGACAATTATCTCGGCTGGTCGAGCACGGTGGCACCCGCAATTATGGGTAATGCCGAGCGGCCTGAGCTTGGGCAAGAGCTAACCAATAGCTTTTGCCGCACCAATCCTGAGATTGCCAAGCACTTTGCGCGCGTCACATTTTTGTCTGATAATCGAGCCGACCTTCCAAAGCTGAAAACTCCAGCGCTGATTCTTCAGTGCTCGCGCGATATGATCGCGCCAGAATCAGTAGGCCACTACCTGCACCGAACCCTCGCTCATAGTCAGCTTGTTGTGATGAAGGCTACAGGACATTGCCCGAATCTGAGTGCTCCTGACGAGACGATTGCTGCCATGAAGACGTTTGTATAA
- a CDS encoding PAS domain-containing sensor histidine kinase has translation MSGKLETSDTSDERFLQESLEDLYEHAPCGYISALPDGTFAKVNQTFLDWTGYPREELLAGKRLQDLLTVGGKIFYETHYAPLLDMQGSVSEIAFEVVCRDGHRLPVLVSTIQKRDSAGRPILNRTTIFNASERRQYERELQLARKKAEEALDLRNHFLSLASHELKTPLTSILGYIQVLQRRVRKENTLSAREQRTIQIIADQATRLNKMIASLLDISRIETGQLSIERMPLDVCALIRRLVDDVRATITERQIEALCPGSALMIQGDELRLEQVFQNLIQNALKYSPQHQPIVVAVRHDQTHVFVDVQDRGIGIPQAELPQLFERFYRAGNVNQKSISGLGIGLYVVKEIVELHDGTVTVESAEGHGSTFTVALPIDPLLQR, from the coding sequence TTGTCAGGCAAGTTGGAGACAAGCGACACGTCGGATGAGAGGTTCTTGCAGGAAAGCCTTGAGGACTTGTATGAGCATGCGCCCTGTGGCTATATCTCCGCATTACCCGACGGCACGTTTGCCAAAGTCAATCAAACATTTCTCGATTGGACCGGGTATCCGCGTGAAGAGCTTCTGGCAGGCAAGCGGCTTCAAGACTTATTGACGGTTGGCGGTAAGATCTTCTATGAAACGCACTACGCCCCACTGCTTGATATGCAGGGATCGGTTAGCGAGATCGCCTTTGAGGTTGTCTGTCGAGATGGTCATCGATTGCCGGTCCTGGTGAGCACGATCCAGAAACGAGACAGCGCTGGCAGACCGATTCTAAATCGAACCACGATTTTCAACGCCAGCGAGCGCCGGCAATATGAGCGCGAACTTCAGCTTGCCCGCAAAAAAGCAGAGGAAGCGCTTGACCTGCGCAATCACTTTTTGTCGCTGGCCTCCCACGAGTTGAAAACGCCACTGACCTCCATCCTTGGCTATATCCAGGTTTTGCAACGGCGCGTCCGCAAAGAGAATACGTTGAGTGCTCGCGAGCAACGGACGATCCAGATTATTGCCGACCAGGCGACCCGGCTCAATAAAATGATCGCTTCCTTGCTGGATATTTCACGAATTGAAACCGGCCAGCTTTCGATCGAACGGATGCCCCTCGACGTGTGCGCGCTGATCAGACGGCTTGTGGATGACGTGCGGGCAACGATTACTGAGCGCCAGATTGAGGCGCTCTGTCCTGGCTCTGCGCTAATGATCCAGGGCGATGAGCTGCGACTGGAGCAGGTTTTCCAGAATCTCATTCAAAACGCCTTGAAGTATAGCCCGCAGCACCAGCCGATTGTGGTGGCGGTAAGACATGATCAAACACATGTGTTTGTTGACGTGCAGGATCGAGGCATCGGTATTCCCCAGGCTGAGCTACCACAGCTCTTCGAGCGATTCTATCGGGCAGGCAACGTGAATCAGAAAAGCATCAGCGGCCTGGGCATTGGCCTGTATGTCGTTAAGGAAATCGTCGAATTGCACGATGGTACCGTAACGGTAGAGAGTGCCGAAGGCCACGGGAGCACCTTTACCGTAGCCTTGCCGATTGATCCCCTGTTGCAGCGATAA
- a CDS encoding DUF3618 domain-containing protein, with translation MMNRDPQDTMRSSNNPAVVRETITTSVPDSDDETAEIRANIEQTRAEMSETIDAIQDRLNPTHLKEQAKEQVREQFEEAKEMVREATIGRVEHMVRNVSDTVNDTRYTMMDTIRENPIPAALVGIGLGWLFMNRSTKTPVRYSGRGSMRGGRPYDERQRSYDDRRGYYDDRGYYVDERGYYDNRRGYNQPGMIDRAQGVASNIADRAQGTASNVASSVSETASNVASSVSETASNLADQAQYQAQRVEDRFQNTLQDNPLAVGAIALALGTAVGLALPQTQRENEWMGEARDTLLDRAQEVAQDTMEKVQRVASDVTDEATQTAKERAREHGLT, from the coding sequence ATGATGAACCGCGATCCGCAGGACACTATGCGCTCGTCGAATAATCCCGCCGTGGTGCGCGAGACGATCACGACGAGCGTACCCGACAGCGACGACGAAACCGCCGAGATTCGCGCCAATATCGAGCAGACGCGCGCCGAGATGAGCGAGACGATCGATGCGATTCAGGATCGGCTTAATCCGACGCATCTCAAGGAGCAGGCCAAGGAGCAGGTGCGCGAGCAGTTTGAAGAAGCCAAAGAGATGGTTCGTGAGGCGACTATTGGGAGGGTTGAGCATATGGTACGAAATGTAAGCGATACCGTTAACGATACACGCTACACCATGATGGATACGATCAGGGAAAATCCGATCCCGGCGGCGCTCGTCGGCATCGGCCTGGGCTGGCTGTTCATGAATCGCAGCACAAAAACGCCCGTACGCTATAGCGGTCGCGGCAGCATGCGCGGTGGCCGACCATACGACGAGCGGCAGCGCTCCTACGACGACCGCCGTGGCTACTACGATGATCGTGGCTATTATGTGGACGAGCGCGGCTACTACGACAATCGCCGTGGCTACAACCAGCCGGGCATGATCGACCGCGCGCAGGGTGTTGCCAGCAATATCGCGGATCGCGCGCAGGGAACGGCGAGCAATGTCGCCAGCAGCGTCAGCGAGACGGCGAGCAATGTCGCCAGCAGCGTCAGCGAAACTGCCAGCAACCTGGCTGATCAGGCGCAGTACCAGGCGCAGCGCGTCGAAGATCGCTTCCAGAACACGCTTCAGGATAATCCGCTGGCCGTCGGCGCGATTGCCCTGGCGCTGGGCACTGCCGTCGGTCTGGCGCTGCCGCAGACGCAGCGCGAGAACGAGTGGATGGGCGAGGCACGCGACACGCTGCTCGATCGGGCGCAGGAGGTCGCGCAGGATACGATGGAGAAGGTGCAGCGCGTGGCATCCGACGTCACCGACGAGGCGACGCAGACCGCCAAGGAGCGCGCCAGAGAGCACGGCCTGACGTGA
- a CDS encoding phage holin family protein: protein MERQTDTRSLGELLSELANETTTLVRQEIQLAKTEMTQKATRAGKDVGMIGAGGALAYAGLLAIIAAVIIGLGQIIPMWLSALIVGLVVVGIGYVLIQRGLSELKRIDPAPRQTIQTLKEDKEWVKEQP from the coding sequence ATGGAGCGCCAAACGGACACGCGCTCGCTCGGCGAACTCCTCTCCGAGCTGGCAAACGAAACCACCACGCTGGTGCGCCAGGAGATTCAGCTCGCCAAGACCGAGATGACGCAGAAGGCGACCAGAGCAGGTAAAGACGTGGGCATGATCGGCGCGGGCGGCGCGCTGGCTTACGCCGGGCTGCTCGCGATCATCGCCGCGGTCATCATCGGCCTGGGACAGATTATCCCGATGTGGCTCTCCGCTCTGATTGTCGGGCTGGTGGTCGTCGGCATCGGCTACGTGCTGATCCAGCGCGGTCTGAGTGAGCTAAAACGGATCGATCCGGCACCACGCCAGACCATCCAGACGTTGAAGGAAGACAAGGAGTGGGTGAAGGAGCAGCCATGA
- a CDS encoding helix-turn-helix domain-containing protein, translating to MMNTTTIRDLLRLALPPGSALVTPGDGIHKHVGPVVSLRATLPAFPRLRGGEIALINVAQARMLDERLTLPTIVRRLSDVSVAAIGVVGEIDGDALSVAGEADLPLLHLPDQTDLRTVERDIQRLLSDPDAQIERRAAQLYSELTQHVAAGDGAEGIVRLTAERTGCAVAFLSAEGELRIQRGSRQVRAAFNMLQAPLPFAQTIMDLVVQAHPIGQPGMRLGYLAIAGSSLDRWDELAATQAAAALALELAKQQAVQAAEARVRGDVLRTILSGTITEPASLQQQAAELGYDLQRPHVALVIAPSDASVTCDEIYKELRRLLARQQAAPSLLRENVIICLCPSDEQLTQPYALLKALAADLPIVAGLSTIAPTAAQWPRAYDEADQALQLGRQLFGPSSFTAFSDLGVYRLLLEMRESSELHSFYHETLGALIAHDRSNSGELVQTLEGYFAALGNLHQAADLLHIHRNTLIYRLRRIGEISGLSLKRAEDVLALQIALRVHRILTMIKQ from the coding sequence ATGATGAACACAACCACAATCCGCGATCTGCTCCGCCTGGCATTACCACCGGGTAGCGCCCTAGTCACACCGGGCGATGGCATCCACAAACATGTAGGGCCTGTCGTCAGCCTGCGCGCGACGCTGCCCGCGTTTCCACGCCTGCGCGGCGGCGAGATCGCGCTAATTAACGTCGCGCAGGCGCGAATGCTCGACGAGCGGCTGACGTTGCCGACGATCGTGCGGCGGCTGTCGGATGTGTCGGTGGCGGCGATTGGGGTGGTCGGCGAGATCGACGGCGATGCGCTGAGCGTCGCGGGCGAGGCCGACCTTCCACTGCTGCATCTGCCGGATCAGACCGATCTGCGGACCGTAGAGCGTGACATTCAGCGCCTGCTCTCGGACCCCGACGCACAGATCGAGCGGCGCGCGGCGCAGCTCTACAGCGAGCTGACGCAGCATGTTGCGGCTGGCGATGGCGCGGAAGGCATTGTGCGGCTCACAGCGGAGCGTACCGGCTGTGCCGTCGCGTTTTTGAGCGCGGAGGGAGAGCTGAGAATCCAGCGCGGGTCGCGCCAGGTGCGGGCAGCCTTCAACATGCTTCAGGCACCGCTGCCCTTCGCGCAGACGATCATGGATCTGGTCGTACAGGCGCATCCGATCGGGCAGCCAGGGATGCGGCTCGGCTACCTGGCGATCGCTGGCTCGTCGCTCGATCGCTGGGATGAGCTGGCCGCGACACAGGCGGCAGCCGCGCTGGCGCTGGAGCTGGCGAAGCAGCAGGCGGTGCAGGCGGCTGAGGCGCGGGTACGTGGCGATGTGCTGCGGACGATCCTGAGCGGCACGATCACCGAGCCAGCCTCGTTGCAGCAGCAAGCCGCCGAGCTAGGCTACGATCTTCAGCGTCCGCATGTCGCGCTGGTGATCGCGCCATCCGATGCTAGCGTCACCTGTGACGAGATCTACAAGGAGCTGCGTCGTCTTCTGGCCCGTCAGCAGGCCGCGCCAAGTCTGCTGCGCGAGAACGTCATCATCTGTTTGTGTCCCAGCGACGAGCAGCTAACGCAGCCGTATGCGCTGCTTAAGGCGCTGGCCGCCGATCTGCCGATTGTGGCTGGCCTGAGCACGATCGCGCCGACCGCCGCGCAGTGGCCGCGCGCCTATGACGAGGCCGATCAGGCGCTGCAACTGGGGCGTCAGCTCTTCGGGCCGAGCAGCTTCACCGCCTTCAGCGACCTTGGCGTGTATCGCCTGCTGCTGGAGATGCGCGAATCGTCGGAGCTGCACAGCTTTTATCACGAGACGCTCGGCGCGTTGATCGCGCACGATCGCAGCAACAGCGGCGAGCTCGTACAGACGCTAGAGGGCTACTTTGCCGCGCTGGGCAATCTACATCAAGCCGCTGATCTGCTGCATATTCATCGCAACACGCTGATCTACCGTCTGCGGCGGATCGGCGAGATCAGCGGCTTGAGCTTGAAGCGAGCGGAGGATGTGCTGGCGTTGCAGATCGCGCTACGTGTCCACCGCATCTTGACGATGATCAAACAATAA
- a CDS encoding Gmad2 immunoglobulin-like domain-containing protein: MRYPRYGLILCLIVLTSCGSPTPPAGPAVQPPAPTMEQPSGSPAAQPSPSAAPTPTLVAVQPTATEQPAPTSAPAAEPTTAAPAQRTITITEPKPGASVSNSITIKGQTNYWPFEANLTAQLKDASGNVLATIPVTVHAPDIGQGGPFEEQMTFRLPAQAQTATLEIFEASAKDGSMLASQSVQVQLQAGETRGGLQLDAPVEGQAVTLPMHVAFRGVQPNQSILGRLRFGNGETLEQTIPVVVGTDNVGYGVANIDWNTESMPPAVPPGATTFEIVGGDGAVLQSVGVRLLAEAETQRVDVVWTTPEADDFIVFKHDVPRTPQIASAALNELLKGPPDGNAAGAVTALPTVQEIVTFPGRQPDWGYEVRLIKLTITNGVATANFSKELRAYGGGAARVQAIRQQIERTLRQFKSVQSVVIQIEGQSEGVLEP, translated from the coding sequence ATGCGTTACCCAAGATATGGACTGATCCTCTGCCTGATCGTTTTGACCAGTTGCGGCAGCCCAACCCCGCCCGCAGGCCCGGCGGTGCAGCCGCCAGCCCCGACGATGGAGCAGCCGAGCGGCTCGCCTGCTGCCCAGCCATCGCCCAGCGCGGCACCGACGCCAACGCTTGTCGCCGTCCAGCCCACCGCTACAGAGCAGCCAGCGCCGACCAGTGCTCCCGCAGCGGAGCCGACGACAGCGGCTCCCGCGCAGCGCACGATTACGATCACCGAGCCGAAGCCCGGCGCGAGCGTCAGCAACTCGATCACGATCAAGGGCCAGACGAACTACTGGCCGTTTGAGGCAAACCTGACCGCGCAGCTCAAGGATGCATCGGGCAACGTGCTTGCGACAATCCCGGTGACGGTCCACGCGCCCGACATCGGTCAGGGCGGCCCGTTCGAGGAGCAGATGACCTTCAGGCTGCCCGCTCAGGCGCAGACAGCCACGCTTGAGATCTTCGAGGCCAGCGCCAAGGACGGCTCGATGCTCGCCAGCCAGTCGGTGCAGGTCCAGTTGCAAGCCGGAGAAACCAGGGGTGGCCTTCAGCTCGATGCCCCCGTGGAGGGACAGGCGGTGACGCTGCCGATGCATGTCGCGTTTCGTGGCGTGCAGCCCAATCAGTCGATCCTTGGACGGCTGCGGTTCGGCAACGGGGAGACGCTGGAGCAGACGATCCCGGTCGTCGTGGGCACCGATAACGTCGGCTACGGCGTTGCCAATATCGACTGGAACACGGAGAGCATGCCGCCGGCTGTGCCGCCCGGCGCGACGACATTCGAGATCGTCGGCGGCGATGGCGCGGTTCTTCAGAGCGTCGGCGTCAGGCTGCTGGCAGAGGCCGAGACACAGCGCGTCGATGTTGTCTGGACGACGCCGGAGGCCGATGATTTTATCGTCTTCAAGCACGACGTGCCACGCACTCCGCAGATCGCCTCGGCAGCGCTGAACGAGCTGCTCAAAGGCCCTCCCGACGGCAACGCGGCGGGCGCTGTCACCGCGCTGCCGACGGTCCAGGAGATCGTCACGTTTCCGGGCCGCCAGCCCGACTGGGGCTACGAGGTCCGGCTGATCAAGCTGACGATCACCAACGGCGTCGCGACCGCCAACTTCTCGAAGGAGCTGCGCGCGTACGGCGGCGGCGCGGCGCGCGTCCAGGCGATCCGCCAGCAGATCGAGCGCACGCTCAGGCAGTTCAAATCGGTGCAGAGCGTGGTGATCCAGATCGAGGGCCAGAGCGAAGGCGTGTTGGAGCCGTAA
- a CDS encoding histidine phosphatase family protein, with the protein MKQRTRIILVRHGETAANREMRYIGSRDDELTERGQQQAQHLAHALATLPIHALYVSPRRRTRATAQPLAATLGLPIVVADELRENAFGSWEGMSRAEVLAHSTEYAAQHQAWESDPSLAPPGGESIAAMAARVEVFATGLCARHPDQTIVLVSHVGPIKALIAVTLGVPPGVAQRMFLDPATISVIDWSGAQRVLRLFNSHAHLGWHAARWMEP; encoded by the coding sequence ATGAAACAACGCACCCGCATTATTCTTGTCCGGCACGGCGAAACCGCCGCCAACCGCGAGATGCGCTACATCGGCAGCCGCGACGACGAGCTGACCGAGCGGGGGCAGCAGCAGGCGCAGCATCTCGCCCATGCGCTCGCGACGCTGCCGATCCACGCGCTCTACGTCAGCCCCCGCCGCCGCACCCGGGCGACGGCACAGCCGCTTGCTGCGACATTAGGCCTGCCGATCGTGGTCGCCGATGAGCTGCGCGAAAATGCCTTTGGCTCCTGGGAGGGCATGAGTCGAGCCGAGGTGCTGGCGCATAGCACGGAGTACGCGGCGCAGCATCAAGCCTGGGAGTCCGATCCGTCGCTCGCGCCGCCGGGAGGCGAGAGCATCGCGGCCATGGCTGCGCGCGTCGAGGTCTTCGCCACCGGCCTGTGTGCGCGCCATCCAGACCAGACCATTGTGCTGGTTTCGCATGTCGGGCCGATCAAGGCGCTGATCGCCGTGACCCTGGGCGTGCCGCCCGGCGTGGCTCAGCGCATGTTTCTCGATCCGGCGACGATCAGCGTGATCGACTGGAGCGGAGCGCAGCGCGTCCTTCGTCTGTTCAACAGCCACGCGCATCTGGGCTGGCACGCTGCGCGCTGGATGGAGCCGTGA